GGACGGAGGCCGGTCGTGGGAACGCCGCCGTGCGCCTCGCCGATGTCCTCGATCGAGACCTCACGGGTAATAAGCGCCCGCTTGAGCGCGCTCCAGGCGAAGGGACGCCTCAGAATGTCCGCCGCGTTGAGAAACAGGTAGCCGCCGTTTGCGCGAAGGAGAGAGCCCGCTTTGATGCGCGTGAAATCCGTGTAGACCATGCCCATCTGAACGGCTTTTTCGACGCGCCCGACGAGGTTGTAGTACGAAGGATTGAGCTCCTCGACGACGGGCGCGCCCTGGCTTTCGGAGCTGTCCACCAGCAGATTGACGCGGTAGCGCTGAAACATCTCGGACGCCTCGAACGCGGAGGCGAACTCGGCCAGCTCCTTCCCCGCTTGGGCCGGAGCAATCTCCCCGCCGCTCTTCTCGGCCTCCAGGAAATCCTGATGGTTGGCCATGATGTCCTCCTCAAGCGCGCGCAGATAGTCGGCCACGTGGGAGGAATATTTCGCGAAACACTCGTTGAGCTCATGGAAGAGGGGCTCCACGATGAAGCGCAGGGCATAGCGGTCGAGCTCCTTCCACTGCGCCTGGAGGCGCTGGTCGAGCTCGCGCAGGGCGCGGAAGTGGTCGCGCAACTCCTCGTGGAGTGTCGCTTGCCGGCGCTCGATGTCCTTGCGCGCCTCGGGATCCAAGGCCGCAAACTGCGCCGGCGTAATCGGCTTCCCCTTCACGAGGGGCAGTGTCACGAAGCCTCCATCCGTCCGCTGGATTTGGAATTGAAGCTCCTTGGCGCGTTTCTCCATCTGGCCGAGAATTTCCGCCTTCTTTTCTTGAAACGCCTCCGTGACGTTCTGCTTCTGCATCTCGTGCTCCTTGCCGCGGAACGTCTTGGGAATGTCCTCGGCCAGCTTCGCCACGGCTCCCTGGATCGCCACGGCGAATTCCCGCTCGACGCCCGCCGGAAACGACAGCGCCATGGGGCGGTCGGGGTCTTGGAAGTTGTACACGTAGCACCAGTTGTTGGGCTGCGGGCGCTTGAGCGCCAGGGCTTCCGTCAGGCGCCGCGTCACCCGGTGCTTGCCCATTCCCACCGGGCCGGCCACGTAGAGATGGTAGCCCTTACTTTCCATGTCCAGCCCGAATTCGATGGACGCGACGGCGCGCTTCTGGCTGATGATGTGGCGGCTGTCAAGCTTCAAATCCGCCGTGCTTCGAAAGCGGAATCGGCTCTTCGGCACCGACCGCCGCAGGCGGCTTGCGGGAAGGGGACGGGGGGCTCGGGTGGTTTTCGGCATGGCTTCAGAAACTCAGCACATTGCTTTCCGAAAGGGGCTGCTGTTCAAAGCGCTCAAACCTCCACCGCAGCGCTTTAAGGACCTCGTTCAGCCCAAGCGCCCCGAGGCAGAGCACCGTGCCGCCCGCAAGGCAGTGAGCGGGCCGGTTCTGCACGATGCCCGTGAAAATGAGGTTCCCGAGACCCCCGACGCCGACGAATCCGCCAAGCGCCACGAGCGCCAGCGCCGCGAGCAGCGCAAGGCGCAGTCCTTCCAGGAAAAACGGCATGCTTTGAGGCAGCTTGAGAAGGAAGAAAAGGCGCACTTCGCTCAACCCCATGCTGCGGCATGCCTTGAGCGTGGTCTGATCGACGCGGCGCATGCCGCGCGACGTGCAGCAAACGACGGGCACAAGCGCGTAGACCCCCACAAGAATGTTCACCGCGGCCGCGCCCTTTCCATGGGCACCTATCGCGAGCCCCAAAAGGCCCACGAAAGGGAAGGCGTAAAGCACGTGGAGTATGGTGTCGCCCAGGCGGTCGCAGAGCCTCGTGTGCGAAAGAAGCCAGGCAATCGGGATTCCCACCACTACCGCGGCCCCCACCGAGCTGAGGCTTAGGGTCGCGTGTTCCAAAGCGGCCTCCAGCACGAGGCGCGTCTGATCCGATGTGAGCAGAGACAGCATAGATGATTCTCCTTGCGTTACAAAAGCTTTTCAAGTTGTTTGGAAATACCCTTCCGCGTGATGAGTCCTTGGAGGCAATTCGA
The DNA window shown above is from Acidobacteriota bacterium and carries:
- a CDS encoding AAA family ATPase produces the protein MPKTTRAPRPLPASRLRRSVPKSRFRFRSTADLKLDSRHIISQKRAVASIEFGLDMESKGYHLYVAGPVGMGKHRVTRRLTEALALKRPQPNNWCYVYNFQDPDRPMALSFPAGVEREFAVAIQGAVAKLAEDIPKTFRGKEHEMQKQNVTEAFQEKKAEILGQMEKRAKELQFQIQRTDGGFVTLPLVKGKPITPAQFAALDPEARKDIERRQATLHEELRDHFRALRELDQRLQAQWKELDRYALRFIVEPLFHELNECFAKYSSHVADYLRALEEDIMANHQDFLEAEKSGGEIAPAQAGKELAEFASAFEASEMFQRYRVNLLVDSSESQGAPVVEELNPSYYNLVGRVEKAVQMGMVYTDFTRIKAGSLLRANGGYLFLNAADILRRPFAWSALKRALITREVSIEDIGEAHGGVPTTGLRPEPIPLHVKVLLFGNTYIYQLLHRYDEDFRKIFKVRADFETDVPLSVRTSNDYARFIARIAHEENLPHFDASSVAAVVEFGARVAENQKKLSLRLIDIADLAREAAHWCHEEGSKTVTRAHVEQALEERLYRSSLISEKIRELIAEGTLLVDTRGGVVGQVNGLTVYDFGHFAFGRPARITAATRLGEEGIVDIERRVKLSHSAYDKGVLIISGLLGERFAHDKPLSLATSLCFEQSYSEIDGDSASVAEFCVILSSIARVPIRQGIAVTGSVNQKGEVQAVGGVNEKIEGFFEVCRIKGLTGRQGVVIPKANEQSLMLKKEVVEAVRKEKFHIYAISRVDEAVPLLMGKPAGQRGRNGVFPKGTLYALVDKRLREMALTLRRFGDHRKKPADKKASSKPRKKRKERRRI
- a CDS encoding ABC transporter permease subunit, which codes for MLSLLTSDQTRLVLEAALEHATLSLSSVGAAVVVGIPIAWLLSHTRLCDRLGDTILHVLYAFPFVGLLGLAIGAHGKGAAAVNILVGVYALVPVVCCTSRGMRRVDQTTLKACRSMGLSEVRLFFLLKLPQSMPFFLEGLRLALLAALALVALGGFVGVGGLGNLIFTGIVQNRPAHCLAGGTVLCLGALGLNEVLKALRWRFERFEQQPLSESNVLSF